The segment CTTAAATCAAAACTTAGACTTGTATCTGTGATGTAGTTTACTTTATTAAAACTCATTTTTCTACCTTTTGATACAGACAGGTAAATAAATGCTTACACTACCTAATAGTGTTCATATTTACTTGAAGAACCGTATAGGGTACTATAGGTAAATTTTCTTTGATTGAGAGTGACGGTTCGTACTAAGAGAAGAGCGCAGAGTTTGCTAGGTAACACATTCTTCAAGTGTTAGTATTTGTTTAGCAATCGCGGTGGAATTTTAGAAGGTTTACCCTCTGAAAACGGCAGTGCTGATCATAATTtacagaaaaaaaagcaaatccTTAGATGCATTCAGTAAAAGGAGGTATAGCAGAAGCCGGAGGCTTCCTTAACTTGTCCCTGCCAGAAGGACAAAAGCAAGAGTCGGTTAAACTAGTGACAAACAGCGGTGTCGTCGATTCCGGATTTCATTCGGGACATAATCTGAGCTCAGATAGCTTCTCGAGTGTATCGCACGAAACTCCACTGAAACCGTTGCACGGGTCTGGATCTGGTTCTGACAACCAAAAAGCCACAGCACACCAACAGCAGCCGGAAGAGGTTTCACAAAGCTTTGACTCCAGCGTATGTCTCGATTCGAGTCAACAGATTCGTTCCACTGAATCCCTGAAGGTGGACAGCCTGAATGATCTCTGCAAAGGTATGCAGAAGATGCAGATGAGCCGGAACAGACCGGCATGGGAAAAATACTTTCATCAAAACGACGAAGGTGATACATATCTGCACCTATGCATAATCCATAAGGCCACAGAGGTCGCTTGCCAGCTGATCCGTATCGCCCCGCGGCCCTGGCTCAACCTTCAAAATGACTTCGGCCAAACGCCGCTGCACCTATCGGTCGTGACGGAACAGCCGGGGATTGTTCGAAAACTGGTTCTTGCCGGTGCCGAGCTAGGAATTCGCGACGAAGAAGGCAACACAGCGCTGCATTTGGCTTGCCTGAATAATCACAGTGACTGCGCTCGGGAACTGTTGACCACTCTTAATCCACTTGAACTGCAGCAATTTAGCACTACTAAAATTCCACAGGATCTCGAACAGTGGAATCACAACGGAAAAAGATGTGTTCACATAGCAGCTGAAAGGTCAAACATCGAGATTCTACGATATCTGGTTAATGCCGGAGCCAATATCAATGCAAGGGATGGCAGAACGGGACTGACGCCTCTGCATATTGCCGTTGAAAGCGGAAACGAACCGATGGTAAACTTCCTTCTGGACGAATGCCCCAAGTTACGGTTGGAACAGGAGACGTTAGCCGGATTCACAGCATACCAGCTAGCGGTCATGCTGCAAAACGAAGCACTCCAAAATGGTCTAGAGAACCGGGGAGCAGAACCGCTGAGCCCACCGGAATCGGACGATGAGTCCAACGAAAGCGAAGACGAAGAAGATATATGTACATATTATAACGACAATCGATGGTGTGCTCTGTTATAATTTCGAAGGACTTTCCATAATAGATGtagtttaattttagttttgtcaattaaaaaaaataatattgaggATGATTCCTCTTTTAATTAGTAACATTTCGCGTGTGTTTTTCACTTAATTAGTTGACCCCGAAATTCCGGACAGTTATATTTTAAGACAAAATTTGCTGGGTATATAGGTATTTCTTCAAATTATTCGAATTGATTGGTGATTCCGTCAATTTAGACGAAATCAACGGTAGGCAACAGACCTAGACACTTATCTATCCCATGAGCAGTTTAACTTATCTCCaaaatgaaagtaaaaaatagggaaaatatattttattttctaaCAATCCATATCAAAAACCTACAAGAAAAATTTTCTATTtagaaaatatcataatttggctTATATTAATTGCAAAATATACAATTCTCTGCAGGTCAAATTACTTACAACTTTCAAAAAACCGCCTATCAaaccaaaataaaataagcgCTTAGCTTCGCCGGTTACGTTGTTATCTTTCTGCCAGCCGTACACTGACTTCAGACTTCAGTCCAATAATGTGGCACAATTGTTCACTTGCTTGTTGGTATTCAACTGTAGGTAGGTACACCTGCCCCGGTTGCGATAGTCCGTCCGATCCCGAAATAGGAAACGCGAACTCGGTATGCAAACTCGGTGAATGGCTGGCTGGTCTGGCTCTAACTACAAGCTCAACAACCACATCAGAGAACAAAATAGTCCACTGGGAAACGTCGAAAGGAAGGCAACATTATTATGATGGCAGATAATAATGATTGGAGAAATTCCACCACCACAGACCACACCGAAAGAGAAGACACCGCAAGAGTGCCCTTTGTGTGTCAAGGGGCTCATTCCCGTCGAAAAGGAGAATGGCTATTTTCCTAGCCGGCTTTCAGTAATGGAGTAATTGTTCGATTATCTTTACTTAATTAAAAGAGAGCTGTGAGGATAAGAGCCGGCCGGTTTTGTGGTATTGCGGTTGAATGGGCtgccgttgtcgttgtcgttgctcTTTATTGAAAGTTCACTGGGTTTCAGTGATCCACGTGCTTGGTCAAGGAAGTCTTCTCGTAGTGCTCATCGCTTAGGGCTTTCCAGTTTGTTTCTAAAATCTGCGAGATTTCCCGTTCGGTAGAGCTGACCGTGCGAGATGCCATCTGAAGCCACTGGTAGAATTCGTCACTCCAGTCCGGATTTCTGGGCCAGTCGCAGCACTCTATCAGTTGGCTGCGGCGAACGATCAGATGTCGTAGATTTTGAGCGGATCGGGCGATTAGCAGAACCGTGGCCGTCGAAATTCTTTCCCGAATCATCTGAGAAGAAAATCGAAGGTAGAAATGTTGGAAATtggaaaaattgaaattcaCAACTCACCAACACCGTGAGCTCGGGACACGACCGTGCCATCAACACCAGCAGGCTGTCAACCCTATCCTGAAACTCGACCGGACTGGTGAAATCCGGCAGCATCTCATATCCGTACACGGCCAGTGAAAACTTGTACGCGTCAACTGCAGCCAACAGTTTGTCCGAAGCTATCTGTAATAATGAAAACCAAACATTTTAATCAAATTGTCAAATTATAGTGACCACAACACAAACACTCAAAGCTAGTGAGTGTAGCAGTAATCGGGAAACACTCCCCCGCGCAGTATTACGTTTCTCGTCCGGATTGATGCGTTAACATGCGGGCTCTGAAGTCTGAACCAATGAGCACTgtttggcagcagcagcagcagccgtagactttttttatgaaattactGATTATTTCTgattttaaatttataaaagTCTCTCATTCCGAGTGATGGTTGTCATTCTTGGAATTGTCGAGTAAAAGTTTTTACGAAAATTCTGTTCTCTAAACCGTCCCAATATTACAGAACTTATTtaaattgcgaaaaaaattATTCCGCGTGTTTCTGCCATTTTCACTTTTGAAGCAAAAAGACATTTAGAACAAAATGATCAACCTCAAAATTTTCTCTAAGTAGTTTACatcctttatatgaatatattgTAATATGTGATATATTTATATGTAGTATATCGCAGCTTCTACTAAATTCTGTGCATTACAtgaattttgtctttttgtttataggagactagaccactgcgaccagcatttagatctattgtggtaaatTTGTcttaatttaacttaaaatttacTCAATctttattttgaaaacaaaaatgtaaagtaagctgtatttctgtcaagtttGATTCTAATTTTCGATTTCACTTTTACGCTGTGCTGTAATAATTTCAAACTGTAATAATTTCAtaatttgatttattctacaataATCTTTTCCACCCTCACGGTTTTATTGCTTCAATGTAAAATCGGCGTGTGCGTTCTAGAAAACAGGGATACTTAAAGAATTGGAAAAATGTAGTTACATATAACTTCACTGTGATGACATTCAAACAATTTCGCAAATCAAGGTCTAGAAAAAACGAAATGAATCTAGACGCAAATGACATGAAACTTAACCAAGCTGTATTATTAGTTATAAAACGGTtgtaaaaactttaattttattCTGAAACCAAACCAAGTTTAGtctgaacatcagaaaacctctcttgactaaccttggtcaAAATCAATTTCAGATTGACAAAGGAAAATTAACATCAAAGCATGCCGCTGGCTAAAGGCTTCTGAAATAAAGATCCTAATTTTAATAATCACAAAGCCAATGCCAATTTGGAGGTTTTTATCAGCGATTCGTGGAGAAATATGATAGATTATGTAATTATGAAAAGAAATATTAAAGATGTATTGGCTTTATAAatgtataaatgtataaatCTATTGTATATCAGTTAATAAACGGCATTatcccaaataaagaaaaattagctGAATATAACATTAGAAATATttccaattttggttttagtggtggcgttttggtcatcgggttacaagaattagtttaatatgtttttgccctgatgaagaggaaataaagtccttgaaacgttggcctagacagcaaataaactagtttactagtaacccgatgaccaaaacgccatcactaaaaccaaaattagtatCGTTGGTCAAACAAATCTCTCTACAATATTTCCAATATTCATTGTGAAGTTTGTGATGTACCTGATAATAATTTACATGGAATCCgtgattgcaaaaattcaaaAGAAATTCAAACTGggttaaatctatacctataaagaaggatttctgtctg is part of the Sabethes cyaneus chromosome 2, idSabCyanKW18_F2, whole genome shotgun sequence genome and harbors:
- the LOC128735312 gene encoding NF-kappa-B inhibitor cactus-like gives rise to the protein MHSVKGGIAEAGGFLNLSLPEGQKQESVKLVTNSGVVDSGFHSGHNLSSDSFSSVSHETPLKPLHGSGSGSDNQKATAHQQQPEEVSQSFDSSVCLDSSQQIRSTESLKVDSLNDLCKGMQKMQMSRNRPAWEKYFHQNDEGDTYLHLCIIHKATEVACQLIRIAPRPWLNLQNDFGQTPLHLSVVTEQPGIVRKLVLAGAELGIRDEEGNTALHLACLNNHSDCARELLTTLNPLELQQFSTTKIPQDLEQWNHNGKRCVHIAAERSNIEILRYLVNAGANINARDGRTGLTPLHIAVESGNEPMVNFLLDECPKLRLEQETLAGFTAYQLAVMLQNEALQNGLENRGAEPLSPPESDDESNESEDEEDICTYYNDNRWCALL